The DNA region GTCTTTTGATAACCCCACCTCGGTTTTATGCCTGCTAGGATAGATGAAGAAGTCGATGCGTACGCATGTCCttttccatcatcaactaGTTTCCTGTGCCAAagttcctcctctgccttgttcttggttCTTGTCGATGGCCTCAGGGCCAAGCACCTGCGCACCCCCGAGTACGGCGGCACGGACCCTTCGGTGGCACGCAACTTTTCGACGGCGTGCGCCGCGTGTCAGAGCACCGAGAGGGGGATATATGCTGCATGCGGTTTGGCGAGGTGTCTAGTAGGATCACTTGTGCCTCTCATATAGAAAACCGTCGTCTGTCCGGTCCACCCTGTACGCCGGAGCACCACCCATTcattcatccatccatccatccatcctcctactcctcctcctcctcctcctccactgccGGATGTCATCGGGTTGTAATGTTAGAAAGCGGCGGAAATTACGACGTTGCAGCCATGAGTGACATCCTGGATCACGGATTGGGCGAACAACTGGCAGCGGCCCTGCTCACTTGGGGTGGGGAACAGGACCAGGAGGCGAGACGGCAACCGAGAACGCAACCAGATCATCATAACGAGCCCGGTGCTGATGCCCGCTCAGATTCCAGTTTTGACTCTGCCTCTGACTCTGGCTCTCTCACTCCTCTGACCCGTCATCATGTTTACTTCCGCAAACTGATGCGCTTCGCCGACGACAGCACCTGGAGCAAGACAGCCCTGGGCCCCCACAGGCGTGATATTGATGTCAACCTGGAGGACGGCAACGACCGTGACGACAACCTGGATGCTACCGATTCCGATagcaccttcaccacccaaccaGCCAAGAGCACCAATATCTGTGCCCGTTATCGCCAGCACAGGGTAGAGACCATGGAGAACCCACCGCTGCCCCCACAGAACTGGGACAAGGAATTGCCGCCAACACCTTTCGATACAACCCctacctcatcatcatcacatcccCAGATGTCTTGCAGGATATCAACCTTCCCGTTTTCGCATCCATGTGACATACCAGAGTTGATACTTGATCCGGACGAGGACCATCTTCACACCGAACCCAGCCCGCTGCCATCCGGGCCCGTCACCCCCAGCGTGGTCAACGACATCTTCCAACCTCTTAGCCAGACTGCTTCCCCTGATCTCGAGTTTGGTCCCTTCACTCCACTCGCCCTCGAGGCGGATTTTCAGCACTCCatggaacagcagcagcagtccaGAAAGATGTCCATCAAGACCATGGTCTCGGACGTATCAGACGGTCTCGGTATtattgaagaagaagacgacgtCAACACCGACGGCGTGTCTATGCTCACTCCGACAGAGGCTTCTTTTGGTGGAGCCGCTGGCGGAGAATCCAGCATAGATCGGTTTGGGAGGGTAGATTCAAGGGCCTACCAACCCCAAGCATGGAGCATAAGTTCATCGGCCGGTAGCACCGGGTCGAGCGAGTGGCGCCCCAGCATCAAGAGTTCACGAAAGTCGGTAACCCTCCTCTCGCGCATGCGCGGACGACACTCGGTAGTGCAGGAGGAGCCTTTGGAAAAACGGTCGCTGACTCCGTACGAGCTCAGTGCTCCAGCACCAAGACAGGACGACGACAACTGCGTCGACATGCCGCCCCCGCCGACTGGATCATCGCTGCCTACCATTCACAGTCGCACCGAGATCACCTCGACGACCAACCCTCGGTTCTTTGGCAGAATTCCGTGGTTGACAAGTGATTCGCAGCCCGAGAAGCAGGGGACcgtgtttggtgttgattTGAATTCGAGCATCAAACTGGCACCCATGAAGATTCGGGTGTCACAtcggggaagggggtcatCGTACCGGACATATCCGCTAGGCGTTTACAAGTGCTGCGAGTTCATTCGCAAAGAGGGTACCTTATGTTTCCCACCTTTTGCGTTGCGAGGACTGAATGACACTGACATTGGATGCTTTGCAGGCAACAAAGCCGGCAGAGCTTTTTGCTCTCCCGGCAACGCCTTCAACGTGGCACAGCTCAAAGAAATCTTCAACACAGGACCGACTTACGGCGAGAATTTCCAGTTTGAAGGTACCGACTACACGGTCCACGATGCCGCGCGTTTGATTCTGTTATACCTTGAGGAACTGCCCAAACCTCTCATCACGTCATCAGTTGTAAGGTGTTGGGTGTTGCTGGCCCGCCAAGAGGGAGCCATCGAGCCGCCTTGTCCACGGGTCGAAACCGGACTCGACTTTTGGACCGAAGCCCTCAGCCGTCTGCCAACCGCGTCCCGCAATCTCGTCAAGCACCTCCTCGCCATATTTGCCGAGGTCTTGCTGCAAACGACGGGAAACGTCACAGAGGCAGATTCACGGCATTTTGCTTCGGCAGTCTCGCGGGCACTGTTCCATCAGGACACCGACGCTAGTGTCgtggctggtggtgctcCCACagccagcaagaagaagaccaacAAAAGGAGCGTCCATCCGACGCTGGCTCTTGCTTTTTTGATTAAGAAGCGAGGAGAATATTCGGCGACGTTGGGCAAGGCTACAAATATGGGTACCAAGAGAGACACCCAGTTTTTGCCCACCACGAAGGAAATCATGCAATGGAAGGGATAGAGGGAGATATAATGGCGTGTTCAAAAGCTACGGGGACACCGGTTCCAAGGTGGGCATCATggcctaggtaggtaggatGTGGACGGACAGGAGATGTGAACGGAGAAACTGGCACGCGCGTTGGTTGAGATACcccttttgctttcttgctcttcttgccaTTTTTACTGCATTTTAGTCTTTCAAGCGTCGGAGGGGTTTGCCTACACATCACATctatcatcatcttcacaCAATCATCATTTTTCGGCGTTTTTCTTTGTTATTTCCGGGAATGGATGAGCCCAATGTACACCTGGATTCTACATGTCGAAGCGGATAGTCATTTATTACTGTTGGTACCTATAGTCTGGGTTGAAAAAGGGTCAAGTAATCGGATGGAAGAAGGTTGACTGGGGAATTGTCACGATATTAAAATATCATCTAATGCTGCTGTCCATTATTCTCTGGTTTTTCTGATCAAGCTTGTGACAAGAATATGCTGTTAGTTTGCCATTTATATGAACGTGAAAGCGAGATTTCATAGAAGGTCGCCGGCAAATCTGATCTACCATGCCTCTCATCAACGGCATTTAGTTCTGTTGTCGATCAACTTGGGGTACATGGCCCAGCTCTATATGACCTGCATTGTATGGTTATGCATGAAATAAACATGGAGCTATCCCAGAAAAGGACAACTTTCGATGGTGGCATAAGAATTCAAGAAGCTAGCAAAAATGGACACGACTGAGGTCAAAAGAGTACAGCGGGAGCAAAACGGGGGAACACTCGGTTTCCTCAGTGTTGTTTTTCTAGAGGATTAATTGCTCTTGACCGTCCGTCCGGGCGTGCTATTCAAAACGGGGGCTGCCAACACTCCATTTTGATCCATTCAATTACACATATGCTTGGGTGAAAGACAGTGCCATTTACCTCAGGAAGGAACAAGGCTACCGAGCATTGGGATTTTCAATCCACTATCTATTAATAGTTGGTAAGCAAACCTGGTGAACAGCATAAGACACGCCTCCTCTCGGTGTGGTCCACGGCCTCCAACATTGAACCACACCATTAGGTTTACGCTCTTACACTGTCACGGCTTTATATTCCGCAGGTCATACACCATAAATGCCAAGAAAAACAACTAATTCTACCATGAGAGATAGAAGCcccgaaaaaaaaatgtgATAGCTCACCAGTCAACACCCCCTAGAAAGGTGACTTACCCGCAGTAAAGCTATTCTTCTCTATTTTTACATTGGTGATTCGACCGCGTCGTTGATACTACATAACCAGCTAGTTAGTATCGAGCAACGGAATCGTAGGGTCTGTAGCAAATTGTTCAAGTACCTGTAGGTCCCAAGTTTTGCCTGATGATCTGAAGTTAGCTACGCAGTTCTGTTGAAACGGGAACGTCTCGAAACGGAGAAAACAGAGGGATCGGAGGTGCTTACTGAGGTTGAGCCATTTTGAGTTGTTGACATATGCTCCAGAAAAGGTGATTATATGGGCAGGTGggcttgggaaggggagacctgcttggtgatgttgtcgttAGCGGCGAGGTGTGGGAGGTATTTGGATAGCAGCTTCACTGTTATGCTGGGCAGAAACTCGACTGATGAGAGCATGTCCAGCAGATAGCCGTAGCATAAATCGATAACAGTAAacgatttttttttttggcacGGATAGATATGTCTGATAGCTATTGTGCTGCTGTGTTACCTCCGAATTCTCCGAGTGACTCTACATTTCAACTCTCGTATAGGCAGTGGGTGAACATCACTACGTATTGGTGGTATAAGTTTCAAACTTACTTGCTGCTTTTGTAACAAAACATAGCGTAAACTAGACAGTAGAGGTGATCAGAACGTAAGAACAAAGGCCAAAAAAAGTCTATACAGGCTGTTCATGCTGGCATTACAACTTTGTTACACATGTAGCTAGCCGGTACTTGTTGTTGAcacaggaggaggagtcatAAAGGGGCTGGCAATGCCATCAGAGCCATCCAAGATGGGGCTCTAGCCAACCTGCATTGCACAGGCTTCTTCCAGGCACCCATGTTCAACAAGTGCTAGGACTCAACATCTTCCAGGCTTAATAAATGGATGCATATGTTCTAGAAACATCTATCGGTCATCATGGCTCATGCCCGTCTCTGATTCGATGGGGCCGGACATGTTCGGACTCGTAGGACTATCGACCATCATGGTAGTGTAACCCCGGCAAAGCGCCGGGTCCGAACTTGCAGGTATGACACTTATCACCATCTGAATGGAGGCTCAACGGCTCCACGTTGAGTATATATATCTATATGGCAAACTCAGCTCAAACCCGTCTCACACAACTTACAACATCCCTCGTTTAAACATGTCCAACGCTGTCGAAACCGAAAGAACCCTTTACAGGGGCTCATGTCACTGCGGCTTTGCCAAGTACACCGTCCGGCTAGACTTCACCAAACCACCTCCGTCTCTCCATGGAGCAAACGCCACCAGATGCAACTGTCGCGTCTGCCTCAAAATGGGCACCATGCTCACAGACCCCGGAGACGACGGGTCGTCGACATTTACCCTCCTGACACCAGCAGAGAAAGATCTCGGCATGTATGCATTCGACACAGAGCGGGTGAGGTGGTTCTTCTGCCCCAAGTGCAGCATCACTCTCTACAACAGGGTGCATGGGGTGTTTGAGGGGGTCGAGGTGCGCACGTTTAGGGTAAATGTGCTGACGCTGGATGAGAGGGCGGATGGGTCGCCGATGGAAGATCTGAAGAATCTCAAGATCAAGTACTGGGATTTCAAGGGAGTAGAGTTGCCCAAAGCGCCTCTTGATGAACCTGTCAATGGAGGagtgtggtgagggttggggcACTGTGTACCCGCAGCTTACCTAGTTAGAAATGATTGGCCAATGATGCCAAGCTGACTCCACACTTCCCGCTCGATGTGCGCGGGGCAAGCAAGCTGCGCCCTGTGATGTTGGGACCTAATTATTTTTGGGGAGCTGGTGTCCTGACTCCTCTGCCGAATCCCTAGCCCAGCAAGTAATCGACCATGGCCAAGAGCGCGAACAAGGcaaagaagagaaagcagAATGCCCAGGCCGAGGGGCCGAACAAGGCCGCAAAGACAGCGGCAGTAGCGGCGGCGACAGCCTGGACAACACCCCCCGACAGCGACGGCGACGGCCCATCTCCCGGCTCGGCGCTCGAGCCCAGGACCTTGCAGACAGTCATCTCGCACGAGGAACTCGATATGGCCATCGACACCCTCAAGACGATTGCCCAGTACCCGAACCTGATCAAGTCCAAGCAATGCAAGGACCTGCGTGTCGCCGTCTACGATTTCCGCCAGGCCTCTGCCATCGATGCTGGAGCGAACGCCAGCCTGACGGCCCGCATCACAGCAGCCCTCGCCGATGAGCGATACACAAATGTGAGGATCCTGCTTGCCGAGATGAGAATCCGGGAGCAAGAGCCAAAGCTTGGTGCCCTATGTCGATGGGTGCGAGATCTGGACATCATCAGCGGCCTGTCTACGATACccggtggtggcgatggcACGGCTATCCGGCGCAGCGAACGGGACGAGCAACGCCTGCGGGTTATCGACGCCATCCTCCGTGTCACCGGTCCCGTCGATACCAATCCAAACGCCGTGCCAATCTCGTGCAACCCGGGCATTGCTCTCCAAGAGATCTGGGACCTCCGCCCCTCCACACCCTCGGAACAGGTATACGCCTCGGTGCTGGACAAAACAATCTTCGAGTCGGCGCCGCCTACATTGGCCACCGGTCTCCGGGTCATTGAGACAACACCAGGTCCCCTTCGCAAGCCTCCCAATCACCATGATGCCTTGCTCTACACCACAGCTCCGAACACCATACCTCTTGCCACCGAACGGGCCCCTGCCACataccaacctcacccagtTGTCCCTGGTCTTGGTGTAATTCGAAACGTCCTTTCTCCCGAAGAATGCAAGGCCATAATCGCGGCTGGTGAGACGGTCAACTTTCTCCCCGATGCCCCGATGCGGGAAGACGGTGATGTGAGCATTCTGGCGCACAACTTCTACTGGGTTGCAGACAAACTTTTCCACGACACTCTCTGGTCACGCGTGGCGCCCCATGTTCCGGCCTCGGTGAACGGACGCCTAGCACGTGGGCTCAACCGTCGTTTCCGAGTGTATCGCTACGTCCCAGGCGCCGAGTATCGCGCGCACATTGATGGCGCTTGGCCTCCTTCCGATGTCCTCCCCGACGACACCTACGTCTATGATGCCTCGCCCCCCGGAAAGAAACAAAGCTCGCTGTTTACCTTCTTGATATACCTGAACGACGAGTTCGAGGGCGGAGAAACTACCTACTTTGTGCCGGCAGCGCGAGAGGGCGTGCTCAATGCCTACCCCATCCGGCCCGTGATGGGCAATGTTGCCTTGTTTCCTCACGGAGATCCCAGAGGAGCGTTGCTACATGAGGGAACTGGAGTGAGGAAGGGGGCCAAGTACGTGATCCGGACAGAGGTGGAATACGATGTTGAGCCCAGCGAGTAAAGCAGGAGGTGAGTATCGGAGGGCCAGCATGCGCTCCGGACTCGAACACGAACGACAAAAACGACTGGCCTGGAGCACACTTCGCTTCAGCGTCCGCATCTTCAAACTTGGTGCGCATTGCCCACGTTGGTTTTAACCGCCTTGCACGCCTTGCCCATCTGCCACGATACGCAGCTTGACTGGACTGGTGCAGGAGGCTGCTCGCTGATTGGGCCAAGAGAGCGGCGTTATGGATTGTCGTGGCGGCCGTCCTGACGGTCGTACCTGCCAAGCCTAACATGAGTTGGGCACCAGAATGGAGACATGGAACGCGCAAGCTGGCGGAGCCGGCTTGTTCAATGCCGAACAGCGTTTTCACTCGGTCTTGCTGGCAAGGGTTTGAGCCTGTATGGTAACTGGCGGTCGATGAGAATGCTTGTCAAGCGTATAGATGTGCAGCTTGAAAGCCTTGATAGCCCAAGAGAgacccaaacaaacaacaaggGCTGCTGGCTGCCCAAGTGGCATGCTTCAGTTTGACTCCATCAACTACTTATAGCTTTTGCATCCGAGTACATACATTGCACCgttttggagttttggggggcaTCTCCACCTCAAACATACATGCTTGTTGTGACGTCTCGAGGTGTTAGCACCCTCGCCGCGGTctccaacaccgccatcatgtcTACCTCTACGGTCGAGAAACGATATCTACATAGCACGAGCTACAGCGAAGCTGTAGTGTCGGACAACTACTCATTCTCGTATGTGCCACTATTTGCTCCATTCCTCCCAGCCAAGGTTCAGATCTAACACGAACCAGGCCATTCAGCAGCCCCCTCACCAGCCTGAAGTTTCGAAACGGCATGTGCTTGACTGCACATCGAGAGTTCCTCATCCAGAGCCCCAAGCTGGTCTCACTCATCACTCGTCACGATTCCTTCCCCGAAACCATCAGCCTTCCAGAGGTTTCTTACGCTGCTGGCCAGATCCTGGTTGCCCACCTCTACAGCGGCCGCTGGACGGAGCTGGCATGGTTCGGGCCTGATGGCGGCGGCCTCGAAGATATTGCCAGATTGGAAACAGCCCTCGAGGTCTACCTGGCCGCCAGGAAATACGAACTCTGCAGTCTCGAGGCTCTCGCTCAGATCCACATTGAGCAAGACGCAGCCAGGCTGGACATTTTTACTGTCATCGATGTCGCCAAGAGAGTGTATCCCGTGCCTGACAGCAACGACACTTGGTTCCAGCAGCATATCAAATCCCGCATCAAGGCCGATTTTGACAAGCCGGACGCTGCTCTGCTGGCCAGGCTGGATACCAACTTTGCTGATGAGTCCTCTATCATCAAGCTGGTCTTGAAAGGCATGCTCGAGGCCTATCGGGACAAGACTGAGGCTCTGGCCCAACAGGCTGCAGCGTTGAAGAGACCTTGCACACCATCTAGTGACGGGTcttttgaggaggttgagtgCCCATCGCTGCGGACTGTGGTTGAGGATAAAGCTGTTGTCTGTAGCAAGGAGGACAGCCAAACCACATCTGCCCCCACGGCACCGCCTGCTTTGCTACCTACCGAGGTGGCCGTCGAGGTCTCAACAACACATGCCAATCCACTGCTCGATAAGTCGGTTTACGAGATTGCACCTGAGGCATTACATGCGACTGAAGAGCCGACAGTGCCGAATGTTACTCCCGTGCCTGAGCCAGAGCTTCAGGCGCAAGTATCGGACCACAACGGCAACAGCAGCGGCGCCACGACAACAAGGATCAAACTGAAGAAGTGCAAACACAAGTCGACCAAGGCGCGCTGGGAGTGCAAGGCGTGCGGAAGGTGCACCAGACCCTCATGTGTGTCATGCAAGTGCAGGATGTGCACGGTCAAATGTCGTGAGGAAAACCATCGAGCTGTTTCTGACCCAGTGGTTGAAGAGAAGGTTTCACCTGAGGTGGTGCCTGAGGTCGTTGTGGCAGAGCCCGCTCCAGTCCAggcggaggatgatggctggGATTTTGCGGGCACAAGTAGTAAGACCTTTGCGAGGAATGCCCAGATCgatgcggcggcggcggcggcggtggtggtggtggcggaaCCAGAGCCCGAACCGACGCCTGTGCCAGAACCACAGTCCATTGTCGAAGATATTCCGCGAGACTCTTTTGATATCGCCAATAACGACAGGAAAaaggaggcgaagaaggggaagcaGAAGGCTGTGGTTCGCCCAGAGACTGAACCCGTGATGCGGGAGATTGAGCCAATCCCCCTGATGGAACCGGCTGCAGGACCAAAATCGAAGCCATCGATGGAGGACAACCCCTGGGCGTTTCCATCGACAAAGTTCACGAAaaagaaggcaaaggccgTCGTCGGCACTGGATCGGAACCTGTAAGTGAGACCGGGAATGCCCAGCTCATCGCCGAGATTGAGCGTGGTTTTCCTCAGGGTGGGTGGGACTTTTGGGGAACGTCAAAAAAGCGATAGGTTAGCTTCTAATATGTGATGTGATAGCAGGTGGTTAGATTGTCATTGATCTTCTCAAGTATTATAGTTCGTTTCCAGttccctcctcgccatgtTCACTTCTCGATAATCCCTCCCCTTAGAAAATCCATCCAACGTCGCAAAGAACAGCGTCGAAACaatccccaccaccgacacAGCACTGCTGCACAGTATACTCATTTCTCGGGTGTGATTTGAGAAACAGCGCGAGCAACGTATTCCACAGcatcacaacccccaccactaCCGCGATCCCAACACCTTTCTTGCAAAGCCCCACGACAGCGACGATGTATTTTCTTGCTGTCCCCTCTTTTCGGGTgacaccctcttcctcttccaccgccatccttctctccccctctgTCAGAACCACACCTCGGTCTCCCCGGCAGAGTAATAATCCCATCAATAATtgaacaaccacctccacccccgcaGCCCATGACGTCCGTCCATACTGCTGTAAATCCCACTCTGTGGGCGCGGGCCGAAGCCATCGTCAGCCATTTTGTGACGCTCGAGACTGGGAGGTCGAGCAGGGATGGAAAAAAATGAAGCTCCACAGCAGAGAGGGTTGGTTGTTCTGGGAAAAATGCAAATGCAAAAGTGAAGGTCGTGCCCGGAATCGAACCGGGGTTGCCGGAATTGTCCGATGCTATCAGAATCCGGAGTGATAACCGCTACACTACACAACCGACGGTTGTATCTGTCCAGTCCAGAAGGAATGTGACCCTTTGCTGTCCACACTAAACAATTGTCATGCATGTTTTCTGGATCGCCACTTCGACATTGAAGAAGCCGCAACGATTACTCTTTACCTAACATATCACTACCTGGTATCCTTTACCGAGTCTCCTGTGTGTCTGGAatctcaccctcaccacccccctcctcgtctctttcttcctcttcctgttcctcgtcctcctcgctctcctcctcaatatcCACCATCCCAATCGGCACAGCCTGCACCGCCGTACCCGTCCTCTTACTCCCGATCAACATCTTGtacgcctccaccacctcaagaAACACGTCCTGCTTCCGAAAGAATTCCGACTGCGccctcatctccacctccagcgTATCCTCCGCCCCCCTGGACGTCTGTGAAAGCAAAACCTGGCTACCCCCAATACTCTGACTGCCTCCCATCACAGCGGGAGTACTCCCTGTTCTGTGCGACGCAGAGGCAACACCGGAATACCTAGGAAAATGCatccccaacgccaccacACTCTCCGGCCCGGTGAGTCCCCGACAGATGTGCAGAACCGCCCCGGAGAGAGCGGGACACTCCTTCTCAAACACCTTTTGGTGTCTCAACTCCCGCAGCAAACTGCTCCGTATCAAGTGTTGGTTGATCTCCAGTATTGCCTTCAGCGCGTTCAACCGTGTGCCCAAACTAGCGGGCCAGACGGAGGCGGCGTGGATGTACCTGATGTTGGTCTGCACGCCGCGGGCGGTCATGATGGCTTCGAAGTCGGAGGGGGATATCGTGTCGAGGGATAGGGGCCGGAAGGCGGATTTGACGGCTGTGACGATCGCGTCAAAGGCAACGGTTTGATCGGGGACCGGGGTGTTGAGCTCGTCGAAGCGGGCGGAGAGGTAAGAGGCAGTTTTGCGGCGGCAGGGTTTGCCCGAGGTGACGAGGTGGGAGATGAGCTGGCGGACTTCACGGTCGGAGAGGACGGTGCTAAGGATTGTGCGACAGTCTTGGATGGGCAGCTGGGAGGCGACGGTAGGGAGGCCCATGATGGCAGAGGgggtgagtttggaggttgCTTTTGGTTTCATTTTGAGTCGGTTGGGGATAAGGGCACTGGTGGTtgggatgagggtgaggggggaggagaaaccTGGGTCGGTTTGTCTGCGCTGTCGCTTCGCGGcgctcttgctcttgctaGGTGTCCGTGGGGTTGGGGCATGGATGCCGTCGCCTTTACCGTtgtcgtcgccgtcgccgccgccgtcgtccTGGAGTCGCTTCATGATGCCGGGCTGATGGGGGATGGGTCTCAAGGGTATCAGCATCTCAATGCGGGACCCAAACAACTGGGCGAAGCGTcaccgctgccgctgccctCAAGGGAAGGTGAACAAGGTGCAAGTGCCTGCCTACAAAAGATGCACACCTGTGCTGGAGATTTAGGCTTCACCGGACCCCCACCGCATTCTGCCCCGCAAGGTTCGACATCAAGACATGACTGGAAACGAAACTGCGTGTACTTCACCATGAACGCCCAAGGTGTGTCGCCATCAACAGACCGCTGCCTTATATTTGCGGCCACAAAATTATGCAGGATTAGAATAATTAATTACAGGAAGAAACTAGCACACCGTCACCGCAACCCGtctccaacccacccaaaAAATCAAATCTAGTTGGAGATCTTGCAGAGCTTGCCGACCTGGGTGGTTAACCAGCTGGGCTGGCCCTGGATGGTCCACCTCTCGGCACCGACGGCAGTGGGAGCCCAGAAGAGATCGTTGGGGTCGACCTCCCGCTTGATGCTGAGCAGGCGCTGGTAGTTGGTgccgaagaaggcctcgccaAAGTTGGGCTCCATGACATCGCCCTCGTTGCCGTAGCCACCGGGGCCCCAGGCACGGAGACGCTCCATCCAGTCGTGGGTaatcttgttgttggtggcggcCAGCTCGGGCTCGGGGGTGCCAGGGGCCCAGCCGGCGCCCATGATGGCGAACCAGATGGCGTCGCGCCAGTGGGAGTTGGCGGCCGAGTTGGGAGTGCCCTCGGTCTGGCGGGGGTTCATGTTGTACTGGATGAGCGCGGAGCCCTCCTCGACAATGGCGCGCATTTCGTCGAATAAGGCGTCGCGGTTGGTCGAGTTGTTCCAGACGCTGGCGGGGAACATGCGGGAAGCGGTGCgcatgttgctgttggccaCGGACTCGGCAGGGAAGTACTGGGTCCAGACGTCATAGAGGTTGTCCTTCTCGAAGAAGTTGGGGGTGAAGGCGAGACCCATGGCAGTCCACTCATCGAGGAGAGGCTGGACGTGAACCTTGAACTGGGCGAGGGTCATGTTGGGCATCatgaaggggtggaaggtcCAGCTGTAGCCACCGGCGGCGGTAAATAGAGGGAAGACGGTGGAGTAGCCATAGACGCCCTGGGCGGCATAGCCGGGGAACTTGCGCCAGTAGGCATACATGGCCTGCCAGAAGACGGCGATGCTGTTCTCGGACTCGGGGCCGGCGTTGAGGGTCATGGAGAAACCAGCAAACTTCTGCTTGGGGTGGACCTTGACAGTGATGGAGGTGACGACTCCGAAAgtgcccccgccgccgccacggAGAGCCCAGAACAGGTCGGTGTTCTTGGTCTCGGTGGCAGTAACGAAGCGGCCGTTGGGGAGGACGACATCGATACTGAGGACCTGGTCGGAACCAAGACCATACTTGCTGCTCAGGGGCGAgtggccaccaccagcaaggTAACCACcggcaacaccaacaccgggGCACTCACCACCGACAGCGGTGACACCGAGGCTGTTGGCGGCCGCATAAAGCTCACCAACCTGGACACCGGCACCAAGCTTGAGGGCAGGGCCATTGTAGGAAGGGCTGCGGAACGACTTGACATActtgatgtccttgaggttgtgggTCCAGATCGAGAGGGCACCGGCGCCAGTCGACTTACCAAGGAAGTCGTGGCCCGTGTTATGGACGACAAGACGGAGGTTCTGGTTGCGGGCAAAGTTGACGGCAAGCTGAACTTGATAGACGCTGCGGATCTTCACAGAATAGGAGGGGAAGCTGCCCATCTCGCAGGTGCCGGTCTGGCCGTTCTGGGGCATGCACGTCTCGCCCTGGTAGAGGGGGGACATGACCGAGGTGGGATCACTCGCGTGAAGAGCAGACTGAGCCCAGTTGGCAAGCACATATTGGCATTTGGCAGCATTGTAGACGCCGCTATTGGGGTAGCAGACGGCACCGATGGGGACAGTCTCGATGAGGGCGCCACCGGTCAGGAGGTTGAAGACGGTCCAGCTCAGACGGGATGGCCAGGCACGGTCACCGGGGAACACC from Podospora pseudocomata strain CBS 415.72m chromosome 3, whole genome shotgun sequence includes:
- a CDS encoding hypothetical protein (EggNog:ENOG503P602; COG:T; COG:Z), translating into MRFGEVSSRITCASHIENRRLSGPPCTPEHHPFIHPSIHPSSYSSSSSSSTAGCHRVVMLESGGNYDVAAMSDILDHGLGEQLAAALLTWGGEQDQEARRQPRTQPDHHNEPGADARSDSSFDSASDSGSLTPLTRHHVYFRKLMRFADDSTWSKTALGPHRRDIDVNLEDGNDRDDNLDATDSDSTFTTQPAKSTNICARYRQHRVETMENPPLPPQNWDKELPPTPFDTTPTSSSSHPQMSCRISTFPFSHPCDIPELILDPDEDHLHTEPSPLPSGPVTPSVVNDIFQPLSQTASPDLEFGPFTPLALEADFQHSMEQQQQSRKMSIKTMVSDVSDGLGIIEEEDDVNTDGVSMLTPTEASFGGAAGGESSIDRFGRVDSRAYQPQAWSISSSAGSTGSSEWRPSIKSSRKSVTLLSRMRGRHSVVQEEPLEKRSLTPYELSAPAPRQDDDNCVDMPPPPTGSSLPTIHSRTEITSTTNPRFFGRIPWLTSDSQPEKQGTVFGVDLNSSIKLAPMKIRVSHRGRGSSYRTYPLGVYKCCEFIRKEGNKAGRAFCSPGNAFNVAQLKEIFNTGPTYGENFQFEGTDYTVHDAARLILLYLEELPKPLITSSVVRCWVLLARQEGAIEPPCPRVETGLDFWTEALSRLPTASRNLVKHLLAIFAEVLLQTTGNVTEADSRHFASAVSRALFHQDTDASVVAGGAPTASKKKTNKRSVHPTLALAFLIKKRGEYSATLGKATNMGTKRDTQFLPTTKEIMQWKG
- a CDS encoding hypothetical protein (EggNog:ENOG503NXMU; COG:C) yields the protein MGTMLTDPGDDGSSTFTLLTPAEKDLGMYAFDTERVRWFFCPKCSITLYNRVHGVFEGVEVRTFRVNVLTLDERADGSPMEDLKNLKIKYWDFKGVELPKAPLDEPVNGGVW
- a CDS encoding hypothetical protein (EggNog:ENOG503NYUT; COG:E), with the translated sequence MAKSANKAKKRKQNAQAEGPNKAAKTAAVAAATAWTTPPDSDGDGPSPGSALEPRTLQTVISHEELDMAIDTLKTIAQYPNLIKSKQCKDLRVAVYDFRQASAIDAGANASLTARITAALADERYTNVRILLAEMRIREQEPKLGALCRWVRDLDIISGLSTIPGGGDGTAIRRSERDEQRLRVIDAILRVTGPVDTNPNAVPISCNPGIALQEIWDLRPSTPSEQVYASVLDKTIFESAPPTLATGLRVIETTPGPLRKPPNHHDALLYTTAPNTIPLATERAPATYQPHPVVPGLGVIRNVLSPEECKAIIAAGETVNFLPDAPMREDGDVSILAHNFYWVADKLFHDTLWSRVAPHVPASVNGRLARGLNRRFRVYRYVPGAEYRAHIDGAWPPSDVLPDDTYVYDASPPGKKQSSLFTFLIYLNDEFEGGETTYFVPAAREGVLNAYPIRPVMGNVALFPHGDPRGALLHEGTGVRKGAKYVIRTEVEYDVEPSE
- a CDS encoding hypothetical protein (EggNog:ENOG503PX3R), whose amino-acid sequence is MLVVTSRGVSTLAAVSNTAIMSTSTVEKRYLHSTSYSEAVVSDNYSFSPFSSPLTSLKFRNGMCLTAHREFLIQSPKLVSLITRHDSFPETISLPEVSYAAGQILVAHLYSGRWTELAWFGPDGGGLEDIARLETALEVYLAARKYELCSLEALAQIHIEQDAARLDIFTVIDVAKRVYPVPDSNDTWFQQHIKSRIKADFDKPDAALLARLDTNFADESSIIKLVLKGMLEAYRDKTEALAQQAAALKRPCTPSSDGSFEEVECPSLRTVVEDKAVVCSKEDSQTTSAPTAPPALLPTEVAVEVSTTHANPLLDKSVYEIAPEALHATEEPTVPNVTPVPEPELQAQVSDHNGNSSGATTTRIKLKKCKHKSTKARWECKACGRCTRPSCVSCKCRMCTVKCREENHRAVSDPVVEEKVSPEVVPEVVVAEPAPVQAEDDGWDFAGTSSKTFARNAQIDAAAAAAVVVVAEPEPEPTPVPEPQSIVEDIPRDSFDIANNDRKKEAKKGKQKAVVRPETEPVMREIEPIPLMEPAAGPKSKPSMEDNPWAFPSTKFTKKKAKAVVGTGSEPVSETGNAQLIAEIERGFPQGGWDFWGTSKKR